The following nucleotide sequence is from Falco naumanni isolate bFalNau1 chromosome 6, bFalNau1.pat, whole genome shotgun sequence.
ACCTCAACATCTGGCCTCATACTAAtatttcttctggatttttttctgtggtgttaCTGCTGGTTATGACTCTGCCCTACTATGTGCTGATCAGGCAGTGTTTTAGTTTAGTGTTTTTAAGGGCAAAGATGAGCCTGTCGGATGGTGGGAAAGCCTTATTAAAAGCACTGTCATCTCACCAAAAGTCTTCTAATTCTGATGACCTCAATTGGTCAGGCAGTGCCGTTTTCACTCTGCTGCATCTTGCCTCTGTTGCTCTGTTCTCtgaagcagctcagctgctgttttgctcaCTTTAATAGTCTCTATCAAGGCAAAAATTGATTGAATCTATTCCTTTAAGCATATGAGTAGGGATGATGTAGCTAAAACCTGAGTAGGCCCAGTGAGGGGCTTGGTGTTTTTGCAGATACTTAATTCAGTATATAATCATCTTTGCCCTATTAAGAAAATCACATTTGATGTGAAAAACCTGTTCTGTGTGCATCATAGTCAGTAACACTTGACTTTTTAGTGGGTTTGTAgggttttctctctcctttgtcCTGCAATATTCATCTTGTGTTCCTCCTGCAATTTCCACTGCCCTAGAGAATGAAGTGACTAGTTTAGCAGGCATGAATTAAATTACCTGCTCCCAACTGGCTGCACACGGATGTGTGTGGGTCATCTTTTCTTACTTTGCCTCAGAGAACACCACTGAGCtgcttatttttctcaaaaatgtaCAGGGATGTGACTTGGTTGGTAGGTACAAAAGTTACTAGATGTCAATAGATTAATGCAGTTGTAACTTAGTAACTGTTGTCCAAGCTTCCTTGCAAAAATAAGCTCAGAACTAATGCTCTCTGCATCTATGACTAAGCTGAGTTTCACCTGGGGAGTTAAGCTTTGATTTGTGTGGTGGTATGTGTCTGTTTGTACTGtagtatgttttttttttttgtaggaggCATGCTCTGAATTTGGGAAGTGGCACAAACTgtccttttccctctgctaCTAAACTCAGTTTCACAACCGgaatgttctttgttttctgttctttttgaagACACTTGTCAGAAGTGGTTTTGCCAATAGTATAATATTATTTTGTTGGAATGgtatatattttattctgtcttgCCAAAAGAAAGAGGGGCTCGGACTGCAATGTGATTCCTTGTAGAAGTGGTTGACTTCTATAAATAGTATCAATTATCAGTAGGTATCTCTTGTTCAGAGATGTACATGATTGCAGCTTGTTGGGGTTGTCACAGCATGATGAGCTGGTTTGGGGGcaagatgttttaaaagttgTTCTTGAAGCTTGGAGACTTAAATGAGGTATATTGCCTTGTTTGAGGTGGAGACAGCCATCTTTCAGCCACTGCAGGCCGCCTGTAGAAACACGTGTTCCTCTGTTCCCCTTGATGCAGTCAGGAGGAAACTGCTTGAATTATTTAGGTATTTAACAAACAACGCTGGGATTCACCAGAGAAGTGACTTCTACACCAGATTGCACCAAATTTTCTGCAGCAGACGAGCCTAGGCTTACATTCTCCCCTGCCAAACTCAACCTTTTATTCAacagtatctttaaaaatactaatccAGACAGAATTAGTtcaagaaactaattttttgaaagagaatagAAATATTCTTTAATAGAAAGGTTATTTGTGTGTGTAGAGGAAATACGTGTAATACATTAGTACTATAAAATCCTGATGCACCCTGAGCCAATTTTTGTCATGCATTACATGCTTACTAAGCAGTAAGTAGATACCCCTAATATAGTTGTTTGCGGTCATAGAACAGCCTGGAAGGATTGTCTGGGCCaaattttcatggaaaaggGACCTAGATGACATGATCTAGCACCCTGCTCAATCAAAtctgaaaacttcagtgaaTGAGGACTCTTATCCTTGGGGAGGTTGTTGCAGTGACTGattgttctcactgtaaaaaatgtctttattacACTGAGATGAAACCTCTTCAGGAATCAACACTTCCATACTCTGTGCTATAATGATACTGAGTGGAAGAGGAGGTAAAAAAGGGCAATATAATACCTTTTACATACTGAAATAGTTATAATGAGGGTCTACTTAATTTCACTTCTCTAGCAAGACAAATTTAATAGTGAAGTTTGCTGATGTAAAGATGATTCTGTAGCATAGTGGAGTGAAAATTCTTGATGCCTCCATCCTCGGAAAGAAACACAAGTACAAAACTAAAtcaaggaaattatttaaaagaccAAATTTGGGAGTCCAGTGTGTGCGTCTGGTTGAACCTGTAAGAACTGAAAATCTGAGCCTTTTCCTGAGGGCTTCTCAGGAAGCTGCTGGCAGTGTTGTGGCAACGCCTGCTTTTCCCTGCAAGCCCAGGGGCCTTTGTTAGCAGCAGACTGCTGGCATTTTTGTTTGTCATACCACTAAACTTCTAAGAACTTTCTGACACATGCCAGTCATACTGGATGATTGACATGCACTGGTCATGGCCGTATAATTAGTCATGTTCTTATGTGActggtttggtgtttttcttgtgGTACTGAATACCTGTGGCTTTTGTCACTTGGCGGAGGTGTCCCTGCATATGTGCTGGGGGAGAAGCTGGGTTTTACCCACCATTCAGTTTCTTTGTCAGAGGTTGCATGTAGCTCAGATAGGGCAGCACTCACTTGGTAGCTACAAACCGTAGCTGAAAAATGCGTGGCCTCCAAAACTTAGCTGTTAATTGCTCACCGGGATTTCTCATGTCTTCTaggcaaaataatttaattgtaaattaagaaaaaaaaaccaaaacaaaacccctaaaACGTTTTGATTgtacttttcctcttttggctTCTACTTACTTGTGGAACCTTGCCCTTCTTCCGCTTCCTGAATTGTTgctcagcaagcagcagaaaagtGCAAAGGGGTGAGGTACGTTTCCTGCTCCCCCAACCTTGGTGAAATAGCACTATttgctccctttccttctttccacagTTTTGCCTTTAGGAATTAAAGACCGGtaatttttgtcctgtttttttcccttgtaataTTACAACTGCACAGCTTTCCTGTCCACTCTTGCTGTTGGTGTTTGATAGCAACAATAATGCGTGTACTATGTGTTCAATATGTTCTTGTGGTTCCTAACTTTTACGTTGCATTAGTTAATTTTACCAGCTAACAGAATTATGTGATATGTGAGTAGCTGCTAAATACCCAATAATTTGCAACCTAAGATTTAGGCTATTTCGCCTTTTGTTTGTGCTCCAGTAATGTCGATGGCCCCAGTGAGGATTGTGGGCCAACTCTGCCAGATGCTGAAAGTGTACATAGATGGCAGGTCTGCTTAGatcttttttctgcagtgtattTATTTAGTCTCTGCAACTGTGGGAGGATGTAGTTGTTAACAAAAAGCAGCCCTTGCATCTCATGtagctgaaatgaaataaaattcaagagAATAAAGTCTGAATTCAGCGTTTATCTTCTTTGAGTGGATATATGATTACTTTTGACATAGCACTAATTTCACTGGACAGCGGTGCATTATGAAGCGCTGCCAGGATTGTTAGGGTGCTCTGTAATGTGTTGCATGTGACTTAACCTACGCTAGTGATGGAATGCGTGAGATGAGTCATTTCCCATCATAATTTCTGATGATCTGTGCAGCctaattaaatattgaaatcTAGCAATGCAAAACTCTTTAAAGTTGTTGTTTTATGTTCTGTCTCTGTCAGATACCATGCTTATGTGGAAGTGCCCCGTGCCTGCTCTGCCGATGCTGCCCCAGTGGAAACAACTCCACCATAACACGGCTGATTTATGCATTCTTTTTACTTCTTGGCGTGAGTGTTGCCTGTGTGATGTTAATACCAGGCAtggaagagcagctgaagaaggTCAGGTTACTTCTTTGCTAACATGTTTGGTAGAATGACTGTTACAGATAATTGTAAATGGCATCTTGAAAGCATgggttttatttggaaatagGTAATTAGGCTGCTACCTGTGCTTCACAGTCACTGTTAATTTGATTGTAGGTGAAATAAACAAAGAACTTGTGGGACAGTCAATGCATAGGTGAAAAACACTATCGAGAATAAAGTTTCATCTCTTCTTTAGTagctcagagcagaaaaaagaaaatcttgtatcaaaaagaaaatgtaatttatgtaTGTGgagttttaaattatatattattgagatgcttttatttgtgGTACTTGACTGACTTTGAATGCtgttaataaaagaaaaaattagcCACAATCTAAGATTTCTTCTAATGTCATTGTGCTTtactaattaaaattatattttaaggTCTGCAAAtgtgtaacaaaaatatttttcactaatGATACTAGCATATTTTTCCCGAAGGAAATTGGGAAGTGCTTGTAGGACTTTACAGTTTATTAGTTATATGAAGATATGATAGTGCAGGAGTTATTGTTTTACATAATGTACAGTATAAATTACAGAGTGATTATTTGAGTTATGAGTGAGCTTGTGGGTTCACTGAAGTTGGCTTgcacatgtttttttttctgttagtctTCATTTTGctatctttaattttttgtcTAGCAGGTAATAACTTGTTAGGCATGCTTTTGAATTTCTTACCCCCAAATGATTGAtctgtaaatttttatttccgTGTGATATAGTAACCAGATGAGAGCTTCAGTGAGAGCATGTTAGTCACCTAGGAAAGAAAATTGCAGCCTTCTGGAGTATGATTTGACTTCAGAAAGATACTGCTCATGTTCTGGTAGTGAATGCAAAGGGTAATCTTAGCTGTTTCATTTGGAAGTTACAAATACTTCTAATTGATGGTGATGTACTTTTTGGGAGaggctgtttctgttttaaagagaTATAAGCAGGCTGCCTTCTATGTCATGAACCTGACCGTACCTGTCAAGTCATATTTACCAAATACCAGAGCTTTTCTTTATCTCCTGATTCAGATCTACAagtgaaaactgcatttcttggAGAAGTTCcaaaatttttaataataaaaaccccaccccactgTTATTAAGATAGATATAGATTCCCTgagtgccccctcccccccagtttGCCTatgccagatttttttccttgaatgtGTTTAATATTCTAGTTGGACTGTAACTAACAATACAGCCATTCAGTATCATATTTTCTAGCAATGTTTATAGTCACATAGTTTTACAATAGTAATGAATTGCATATTAATAAACTGCTAAGATGTATTTACTCACAGGAGGCCTTCTATAGATTCCTGAAGTATCTTGTATTTATCACAGATTCCTGGGTTTTGTGATGGAGGGATGGGAACAACTATTCCTGGTGTGCACGGCCACGTGAATTGCGATGTACTAGTTGGTTATAAAGCTGTGTACCGTGTGTGCTTTGGTATGGCCatgttcttccttctgttctCCTTGTTGATGATCAAAGTGAAGAGCAGCAATGACCCAAGAGCAGCAGTGCACAACGGGTAAGATACGGAAATGAGAACTGAGATGAGCAGTGGGTGCATATGAGATACAGCTACCGTAAAATAAAGCTTGTGGCTGAGCATGCTGGTCAAATTGATTATTCCACAAATGACAAATTTCATAGTAGCTAGAGGAGTGTAGTTGCAGCAGAGGGCGTTCGAAGTTATTAGAGTTCTTAGACATggcagattaatttttttaagaggaaaagatATACATGGCTGTCATTTCTCAGAGCCTGAATTGTGACAATAGATAATATGTCCAGAGGTTTTCCAAGGTTAGAGATTCTGCTTTTGCCCGAAATGACAAAATTCAGAGATGAATAATGGTCCTAAGTTTCATTCCACCgagatttttttcaacaaatagaaagattaaaaaacctCACCTGTCCTCTAGGAATTACATTCCTCTTAACTTTGATGTTTGTAAGGACTACTTGCTCTTTTctgaacagttttattttaaagactatAATAGATACATCtatataaaaaacatatttcttcccactctgctgtcttttctttgGTCTCCCCTCTGCATAAAGAAGAGTGAGTTATGTATTTAGTTCCTGAGCTTCCCAGTACCcaaaattttttcttctgtatttcattatAGTTAGGATTATCAGATGGAAAATAACAGTGGAATTTCAGCTTGTGTCTTGACACAAGAGGTAGTTTTCATCCAGGCTCAGCCTATGTGTAATGTAGCTTCTTGAACCAGGGAGATGTAAATATTTGTGATAGGGCATGGCACTAAAAAGCATAAAACCATTTATGGTGCCTAGTCTTGGTGGTCATAGTGATTGCTTTAGGCTACTGCTTTTTCAAGATGAGTATATTTAATGGAAGCTATGAACAGCTAAGccataaaaatgaagaagtaattttattttatattcagtgTTGTAAGATGAAACATTTCTAgcataaaatgagaaaaacctTCAAATTAAGATGTGTTAGCAGCAGTAACTTAGTTCAGCCTTTCCTTCTGCCCTGCTTTATACAGGGGAGCATACTTCTTacaagcaagaagaaaatggttCAGGCACATTCTGtatcaacacttttttttttttaaaaaaaaaaaccaaccaaacaatAAAATGTATCTTTCACATGATATGGAATCTTTTTACTTAAAACCACTTCTTCAGTGTTTGGGGATCTTCTTGATAACCTGAAGTTGTGCTCTCCAGTCCAGATTTTGGTACTATTTATGCAACCCATATCAGTTTACTTTTCTTAGCCAATCTAGTGTCAGCACtaggataaaaggaaaaatgatacTTGTTAACTGTTACTGGTAAAATATTTAGTAATTCCAACACTTCCATAATAGCTAGTTGCTTCAATAGTATGTATTACAGATAGCTTTATGAAAACAAtggcttttgatttttaaaattgtctATATTTACTAGTACTTTGCAATATAATCTTTGTCAGTGATTTGAAATAATCAGGATGTTAAGAGTTTTCCATGTATCTGTGCTAACTTTTTCATACTTGCATGCAAGTTAAACCCGGCGGTATGGTCCAGTGCCAGTGTTCACCTTCTTTGCTTTCGTAACAGAAGTCAAAGTGGTTTCTTGCCTCAGGTTAATAATAGTAGAACAACTTGGTTACAATGTATTCACAGGATTGTTGCTGGCTTGCACGGACGGCATGCATAGGAGCTGTAGGTGTTACTTCAGATGAGTATGGTTTTCAGCAGTCATGCACAGTATCTGGGTAGAGTGTTAAGATCTCCTAAAAAAGTCTGGAATTAGATGAAACTTATACAGGCTTGAACCTGTTCTTATTTCTATAATTGAGAattacattgattttaaaaaaaaaatttccacatGTGAATTCAAAAACTAGTTTTAGTGGGGTATGTATTAAACAGTAAACGTTGTATAAGGTAATTCAACTTTCAAACTGACTTAGTCACTTCTTTGTATCCCAGTGAACTTGTCCATTTTTCCcatattctgcatttcagtcATCTCGCGTAGTACCTCTCCACGCAATTGGAATTTATTACTCTGATCACCATCACCTAATTGTAATAGCCAGAAGGAGATTAAATTTGTTCGAAGTGCAGGAGAGAATGGGAAGGCATAGAAAACTTGAAAACCATCCAAGTGTTTGATGTTGTGGGAGCGTGGTACATGTCTTTGTGCTATATACAGTTTTGAAGTACATGTAGATGATGCCTATGTTGGAGCTGCCTGTCGCAGTGCTCAGAAAAAATGATCTTCACCTCCTTATAGGTTTGTTGGCATAACTACTTGATTCCCTATGCAGGGTATATCTGTAAACAGTCtgtgtttggggtgggtttggtGAATCTGTGGTGGAAGATACTTTCTGGTCTGCTTTCTAGGAAACATCTGAGCTGTTTTGTGCATGGGTGGGtatctgttgtggtttaactccagctggtaactaagcaccacgcagctgcttgctcactgcccccctggaggaatggggaggagaatcaggaaggaatgtaaaactcgagggttaagaacaacttaataattgaaataaaacaacagtaataataatgaaaaggaggagaaggggagaggaacaaaatccaaagggaagggagaaaagaaaacaagtgatgaaTGATAtagttgctcaccacctgctgaccaatgcccagcaAGTCCCCAAGCAGAGACTGACAGGCCCTGGCCAGCtgcccccagtttatatactgagcagGATCTTttgtggtatggaatacccctttggctagttcaggtcagctgtcctggctgtgtcccctccccagtttcttgtgcccctccagccttctcactggaGGGCCCAAAAACctgaagagtccttgacttagtataaacattacctagcaacagctaaaaacatcagtgtgttatcaaagttattctcacaccaaatccaagggacagcactgtaccagctactgagaagaaaattaactctaacctagctgaaaccaggataaTATcttttactggggaaaaaaaataatccaatgcTACTGTACTGGAATAGGTCTTATAGGGCCTTAGAATTTGACTGTGTCCTTTCTGTGAAGGATAAatcctttgcttttgttgtgaTAAACCCTTATCAGATGTAGGCCTAAAGAGTCTGAAGTTAGGTGGGAAGAATCCAGACTTTTGTACCTCCTTTTCTTGtagaaaacaaatgaagacTGATAGAGAGCTCCAGCATAATGTCTTCTGTCATTGTAGGCACCAACCAGATCTTCtccctttttggttttgatattaaaatcaggtagggtttttttaaacacatttttctgataTGCAGGCAGTTCCATAATCTCACTGCTCTAGTTTAAAACCtttgttaaaaaaccccacaactcaCAATTATATTCCACCCTGGCTTCAATTTTAATAAGTGAGTGAGATATCTCTGGGAAATGTGTCAAACTGTGTCAGTCTAGCATATTTTAAGCATAATTTTCTGGAGAAAGCTCTTGGGCagataaaatgagatttttatctTACTTCTAAAGAAGCGAGTTAAGAATGAGtgaatgaaaaacagctttaaaggATGTTAATTTAGTGTACTTTCAAGTTTTTGTGAATTGGATCAGACTTCAGCAGttgcctgaattttttttcttttactttttcctcctcttcactGCACCTTTAGATTCTGGTTCTTTAAATTTGCAACAGCACTTGCAATTAGTGTTGGAGCTTTCTTCATACCAGAGGGACCATTTACAACAGGTAAGGGagtattttcttccactgtATAATGGTGCACTCATaactggttttaaaacaaaactaagtGCATCCTgatgttttacagttttaattgTAGCTGTGTAGCTATAGCACTTTTCTGTGTTCAGGAACATTAAGACAGGGTGGTAATTTATCTATGGTTTTTagctgattttgttttatttctcttttagtGTGGTTTTACGTAGGTATGGCTGGAGCATTCTGCTTTATTCTTATACAGCTGGTATTGCTTATTGACTTTGCCCACTCCTGGAATGAGTCTTGGGTTGAAAAAATGGAGGAAGGAAACTCAAGATGCTGGTATGCAGGTAAAGGACTGTACTACAGTAAAgtttcagttttccttgtgCATTACTTTTAAGTTATTCACTGAGTAGTGCATTTTACCAGAGTGCAGAAAGGCTGCTTCATGCTTAAGTATCGTTTTCTCAGGTGGTGTAGTTCAGCTCTGTTGTCTTGCTGTCCTTTTGATGTCCAGTAAGGGTGGGTAGGGAGAGGGGCAGCAGCCTCTGAGTAGTAAGATCTGACCCCTGGGAGCAGGGCATCAGTTTGTGGTAGCAGAGGAGTGGCAGTTGtaggtttttgtggttttgtttttgctttcttttttagctGCAGGTTTTGTTACACTTATTGCTGATTAAAACTGAACCAGCCTTATAATGCTTCACATTGAGCATAAGCATCTCaaataattgggttttttttctgtctgctggtCAGTCGTTCATGAAAGGTAtataccaggggtcctcaaactttttaaacagggggccggtgcATGgatgaagggggggggggggcggggtgtgtgtgtgttctgtaaataccggaggctggattgaggaccctggggggccggCTGGATCCGGCCCGTGGGCTGTAATTTGAGttgaggacccctggtataTACTGAGTGAAAGGCCAAGATAGTGAGGGAGAGTACAAGTAATCTCACTGGAGAAACGGtatgttaattttaataaagcatttcagatgTGATAATTTAGGTGTTTCAAAAGACAGTGCAGCCTGTCATTGCGTAATGGCCACTTCACTCTTCAATGTTTTTAATAAGGTggaatttggaaataagattgttttttcatttttattggaGTAGTTCTTTAGTTTCTTGTTTAAGCTTTTAGCCAAAGTGTATGTAGTACATCTGTATTCCTTCATACTTGCTGCCCTTTGTTTCTGTTAGAGCACTGGAGAATCAGGTATGGCTTCAGAGTTCCCGTTtattgtgttctttttttaacacctcAGACTATAGAGAAGAACATACTTCCTTTAGATTTCagtgcccagagctgctctctAATCATCATTGTATACTGTATACAAAACCTGATAACcatgaaatattatttctattttaataacTCTCCATTATTAACCAGTTTAACTCTGGTTTTTGTCTCTCTTCACAGCTTTGCTGTCAGCTACAGCTGTCAATTATCTGCTGTCCCTAGTAGCTATTGTCTTGTTCTACGTTTATTACACTCATCCAGAAGGTTGTTCTGAAAACAAGACGTTCATCAGTGTTAATATGCTGCTATGTATTGGTGCTTCTGTAATGTCAATTCTGCCGAAGATTCAGgtacagttttaatttttttacctcttaagggatttttttttttgtgttaccAAGTCGCAGAAACCTGTCATATAATTGTTCTGGAGACTTAATTGCCTAACTTTGCTGTTTCATGACTACTTTGTGTAGGAATCTCAGCCAAGATCTGGTTTGCTGCAGTCTTCTGTGATCACAATTTATACGATGTATTTGACTTGGTCAGCTATGACCAATGAACCAGGTAAGTGTAGCAGCAGTATATGGCTTTTTGGGTAACCAGTTCAGCAGTAAATTGTGCCTTCACCTTTTTGCAAGGCCATGTTAGAGCAAGGTGCTACAATGCATGCAAGTTATAGGCAGGATTCATTAGTTTCTGTACTTTCCCCTGACCCCAAATTTCTGTaataatactgaagaaataGTTCTTGCAAAGATAACAtgtttttcacttgcttttatGTTTATCATATGGAAGAATTTCTACCTATTATTGGCAGGATTGCAGTATTCTAAATCTTAGATTTTGCAGATTACTGGAACTTTTCCAAGCTGTCTGTAAGGTTCATCTCCCTACCAAGTTTCAAGTTTCTTACCTGGTGACTGAGATTTACTGATTATGTTTTTTCCAAActgaggattttaaaaaatgtatcaaGAAATGTCTTCACTGTTTCTTGTGTCTGAAAACAGCTGAGcatctggggaggggggtggaaTCAATCCAGAAATTCTGGTGATTAAAATAAACTGCTAAATATGATTTTGGTGTCTTTAATTTGGGTCTCTGTCCCTTTTATCTTAATCATGGACAATCTCTGATGCTGCTGTGTAACAGCATATGTATGAGTCACGTGTAATTCCTGCAGTAATTATGAGGAAGTAAGATTGTCTGCTGCTTTCAACTGTTCCATCTGTGCTGTCTGTGGATGCTGTGGGTTGGGAACTGTTGATAATGCTACAAAGTCAGTTTCATATTCTTTTCCAACTCTTGAGATGACTGTGGTACCCCATCTATAGAGTATGTGTTTGTCAAAGTTGTTTTCTAGTGGTAAAATTTCTGAAGCTTAATATGcagagcatttttattttattgcatctAATTCTATTAGATGGAACAGTAAAGCAGTTGATGCATATCTTATATAAGTTTTAAATCCTTCTGTCTGCTCAAGAGACAAATTTTTATGCCGCATACTGTCATTTGCCTGCTTTAGAGAGACTCTGTAGGCTAAAATTAGATTCAAAGCATTTGTACTTCAAGACTGTCACGGTCACCAAGTTCCTTTCTATTACCATGCATTCAGTGTGGAAATGTAGTATTCGGAAtctgttttgttcttgctttttgtaAGTTCTAATGTATTTCCTCCCCCAGATAGGCACTGTAACCCGAGTTTGCTGAGCATCATTGGTTACAACAGCACCACCATTCCAACCCAAGGTCAGGTAGTTCAGTGGTGGGATGCACAAGGAATTGTAggactggttttgtttttgctctGTGTTCTCTATTCTAGGTaagattcctttaaaaaattcCTATTAATTTGTATTACTTCTCATTGTCAGATactaaactgtatttatttgggTAACTGTACTGTGTCCTTTCCTGTCAAATACAGCATCCGAACATCCAACAACAGCCAAGTTAACAAGCTGATGTTGACCAGTGATGAATCCACACTGATAGAGGATGGAA
It contains:
- the SERINC1 gene encoding serine incorporator 1 isoform X2, with the protein product MLIPGMEEQLKKIPGFCDGGMGTTIPGVHGHVNCDVLVGYKAVYRVCFGMAMFFLLFSLLMIKVKSSNDPRAAVHNGFWFFKFATALAISVGAFFIPEGPFTTVWFYVGMAGAFCFILIQLVLLIDFAHSWNESWVEKMEEGNSRCWYAALLSATAVNYLLSLVAIVLFYVYYTHPEGCSENKTFISVNMLLCIGASVMSILPKIQESQPRSGLLQSSVITIYTMYLTWSAMTNEPDRHCNPSLLSIIGYNSTTIPTQGQVVQWWDAQGIVGLVLFLLCVLYSSIRTSNNSQVNKLMLTSDESTLIEDGMPRSDGSLDDGDDVHRAIDNERDGVTYSYSFFHFMLFLASLYIMMTLTNWYSPDSSYETMTSKWPSVWVKISSSWIGIVLYVWTLVAPLVLTNRDFD
- the SERINC1 gene encoding serine incorporator 1 isoform X1, which translates into the protein MGGVLGLCSMASWIPCLCGSAPCLLCRCCPSGNNSTITRLIYAFFLLLGVSVACVMLIPGMEEQLKKIPGFCDGGMGTTIPGVHGHVNCDVLVGYKAVYRVCFGMAMFFLLFSLLMIKVKSSNDPRAAVHNGFWFFKFATALAISVGAFFIPEGPFTTVWFYVGMAGAFCFILIQLVLLIDFAHSWNESWVEKMEEGNSRCWYAALLSATAVNYLLSLVAIVLFYVYYTHPEGCSENKTFISVNMLLCIGASVMSILPKIQESQPRSGLLQSSVITIYTMYLTWSAMTNEPDRHCNPSLLSIIGYNSTTIPTQGQVVQWWDAQGIVGLVLFLLCVLYSSIRTSNNSQVNKLMLTSDESTLIEDGMPRSDGSLDDGDDVHRAIDNERDGVTYSYSFFHFMLFLASLYIMMTLTNWYSPDSSYETMTSKWPSVWVKISSSWIGIVLYVWTLVAPLVLTNRDFD